Proteins encoded together in one Neobacillus sp. FSL H8-0543 window:
- a CDS encoding DUF3231 family protein, with the protein MSFMSAGGTGNYAAVTVASQRSDLSLYYERLSFEISQYTKDGADLMISNVWMEQPPTTKDNDQFTNKKDTMK; encoded by the coding sequence ATGAGCTTTATGAGTGCAGGAGGAACAGGAAATTATGCAGCCGTAACAGTTGCGAGTCAAAGAAGTGACCTTAGTTTATATTATGAACGCTTATCATTTGAAATCTCTCAATATACTAAAGATGGAGCCGACCTAATGATTAGTAATGTGTGGATGGAACAGCCACCTACAACAAAAGATAACGACCAATTTACCAACAAAAAAGATACTATGAAATAG